The following nucleotide sequence is from Nitratidesulfovibrio termitidis HI1.
GGGCCGGGCGGGTGGTATTTCCCGGCGACGCGCCATAGGCCGAAGAACCGGGGCGCGGGCATGTTCCGCAAAAATCGCCAAGGGGCACTCCGACCAATGTCGTGGTGCCCCTTTTCTTGTGGATGTGGGCGAGGGTGCGTTGCGGCTAGGCCTCGCGTTCCGCATCCGCCGCGAAGTTTTCCGCCGCGTCGGTGTCGCCGGCTGCGGCAGCGGACGCCTCGGGTCCCATGCCCTGACCGCCGCGCGGACCATGCGGGCCGAAACCGTCATGGTGACCCCGACCGCCCCGACCGGCCCGACCGCCCCGACCGGCCTGACCGCCCCGACCGGCCTGACCGGCGTGACCACCGCGACCGGCATGCCCGCCGCGCCCGTTACCACCGTGATCACCGTGTCCGGCCCGGCCATGGCCGCAGCATCCGCCACGTCCATCTTCCGCATCGGCGCGGGCTTCGGGGCCGTGGCCCGCGTGGCAGCAACCCTGCCCGTGCGGGCCGTGGCCGTGGTGAGCATGCCCGTGAGGGCCATGCCCATGGTGACCGCCGTGCCCGTCATGCGCGTGGGCGGCGGCGTCTTCGCCTCCGCAGCAGCCGTGGCGGCCCCGGCCATGTCCGTCATGCCCACCATGCCCGTGTCCGCCCATGCGGCGGCAGGCCCCGCCTGCTTCGTCCTTGGCCTCCAGTGAGGCGATCAGCTTGTCCAGCAGCGCGGAAAGGGCCTGCTGCTCCTCGTCCGACAACCCGGCCAGGGAAGCTTCCGCAGCGTCCTTGCGGGCCTGGCGCACCTCGTCCACCATGGCCCGGCCCTTTTCGGTCAGGAACACGGCGCTCATGCGCTGGTCTTCCTCGTGGCGGCGGCGTTCGATGCTGCCGTCGCGCGAAAGCTTGTCCAGCAGTTCGCTGAGGGATGGCGGCTGCACGCGCAGCAGCGCGGCCAGGTCGCGCGGGCTTTGCCCGTCCTGTTCGGCCAGCAGGGCGAGAACCCGCCCCTGCCCGCGATGCGCGCCGCCGCGCCCCCCATGAGGACCATGCGGGCCGTGCCCCCGGTGCAGCAGGTTCATGCAGTAGTGCAGTTGGTGAAACAGCTTTTCAGTGGTGGAAATATGCATGTGTGTCTCCTTGCATGTCTTTGATTAGGTGCCTAACGAGATGGATATGGGCATCCGGCAGGCGCGGTCAAGGAGAATTCGTTAGGTGCCGAAATATTTTCTTGTCGCAACTCCACACAAAGGAAGCCTCCGGCTGTTGCAACCGGAGGCTTCTTGCTGTCTTTCAGGCTGGTTGGATGTCGAAGGCTAATACCCCAACAGACTCTCCCGCCCAGCCACCGAAGGCCGCATGTCGCGCTTGCCGGGCTTGGCCCCACCCTCGAAGCGCACCAGGATCATGCCCGCGAACTTTTCGCCCCGGTACACTTCCACCCGGTAGATGTTGCCCGACTTGTCGATGGAAAAGCGGTTCTGGAAGTCCTTCTTGCGGATGGGCACGTCGCATTCGCTGTCGTCGCGCGCGTCGGGCCTGGCCACCTGCGCGCCGATGGCGTTGACGCGAAAGCCGTCCACGGGGTGCACGGTGAAGGTGTCGCGCACGCTGACCATCCTGCCGAAGGGCACCACCATCTTGCGGCCGTCCACGTCCAGCGAGAGCGAGCCGGGGCCGTCGGTGTATTCGCGCCATTCGGGGGTGATGCGCGTCAGCGCCCGGTTGCCGTAGAACACCCGGTACCCGTCGTTCTCGTCCACCACGGCCAGGATGGGCTTGGTGGCGGTGAACGATACCTTTTCGCCCTTCTTGAGCGGGATGTACCCCAGCGAGGCGCGCACGTCGTCCAGCGGCAGGTACAGCCGCTGGTCGAAGAAGGCCACGGCCACGTCGCTTTCCAGCGCGGCCAGCACGCCGCGCGGGGTCATGGCGAAGTCGCGCCTGAAGCCCACGCCCATCTGGCGCAGGAACGATTCCAGCACCCGCAGGTGGTAGTACGAACGCTGTTCGGTGGAGAAATCCTTGCTGGCCTCTATGCCGAAGGCAGGCTTGCCGTTGCGGATGGCGAAGAATGTCAGGGTCTTCTCCATCTCGTGGTCGCCTTCTGCCGTGCGGGTGTTCTTCAGGTGGTATTCGTGCGCGGGGCTCAGCAGCCCCCCGTTGGCCTCGCGCACGGCCTTCTGGGCCATGGCGGCAAGATCGCCGTGGCGTGCGCCGGGCAGGGCGGCCTGGTCGATGATCACGCTCTGTCCCCAGCGCATGGGGTTGCGCATGGGGCCTTCGTTCTTGGGCCGATAGAAACCGCTGCCGTCGTGCAGGTTCAGGATGATGTCCACCTGCTTGTCGAGGATGATGTCCTTGATGCGACAGACGGTGTCGTATTCCGGGTCGTCCGTGCGCAGGGCGGCGAACTTGCGGTTCATGTCGCCGTTGGGCCCGCGCGAGCGCTTGATCATGCTGGGAAAGTTGAGGTTGGGCACCACCCACACCGAGCCGTTGGTGATGGCATAGTGGGTGACCAGCAGCGATGCGGCGGAGAAGCCGCCCGGCTCGTCGCCCTGTATGCCGCCCACCACCAGTACGGTGGGGCCGTTGCCGGTGCCCAGCTTGTACAGGTTGAAGTCCAGTTCGGTGTGGCGGGGCGGCGCCTTGGCCAGATCGGCGGCGGTGACGACGGCGGGCGCGGGGCTGGCCGAAGCCACCACCTGCGTGGTGGCGGGCCGTTTGGCCTGGGCGGGCGATGCCGCCAGCGCGGGCGCGGCGTGCAGGCAGAGCAGCGCGGCAAGACAGTACGCCCCGGTGCGGAGGGTGCGGAGGGTACGGAGGATGCGGAAGGCGCGGCGGCGCGCGGGCGGGCGTTGTGCGGTGCGGTGCGTCATCATGCGGTGGCGACCTTGATGTGCCAGGGTTCGAAGCGGACCCCCAGCATGTTGTCCTGCGGGTAGCGCAGGGTGATGTAGCCCAGTTCCTCCAGCCGCCGGAACACCGGAGTGGTCGTGAAGGCAGAGGTGAAGTTGCGCGCGCCGTAGCCGCGCTGCCCCACGTCGAAGTCGCCTATGCCGTGGAACGAGTACCCCGGCGGGGCCAGCGAGCGCGAGGCCAGCGACAGGTTGCCGCCGTTGGTGGAGGCCTTGGTGAGGAACAGGTGGAACTGCTTCATGATGCCGCGCACGCCGGAGGTGAGCACCACGTCCTCGCCCAGCAGGCGGCGGATGGTTTCCCACGTGGCGCGCGGTTCGCCCTGATAGACGTAGTTGCCCATGCCCGGCACCTTGTACACTTCTCGTGAGGGGATGGTGGCGGTCAGCGAGTTCAGCGGCTTCATGCCCATGAACCCGTAAGCGGATGCGTCCGCATGGAACAGTTCGTCGATGAGGGCCAGTTCCTGCGGGCTGAAGGCGCCGACGGCCGGGTAACTCCGGGCCACCCGCACCGCCTCGTCGAAGCCGA
It contains:
- a CDS encoding MarR family winged helix-turn-helix transcriptional regulator, with translation MHISTTEKLFHQLHYCMNLLHRGHGPHGPHGGRGGAHRGQGRVLALLAEQDGQSPRDLAALLRVQPPSLSELLDKLSRDGSIERRRHEEDQRMSAVFLTEKGRAMVDEVRQARKDAAEASLAGLSDEEQQALSALLDKLIASLEAKDEAGGACRRMGGHGHGGHDGHGRGRHGCCGGEDAAAHAHDGHGGHHGHGPHGHAHHGHGPHGQGCCHAGHGPEARADAEDGRGGCCGHGRAGHGDHGGNGRGGHAGRGGHAGQAGRGGQAGRGGRAGRGGRGHHDGFGPHGPRGGQGMGPEASAAAAGDTDAAENFAADAEREA
- a CDS encoding M14 family metallopeptidase yields the protein MMTHRTAQRPPARRRAFRILRTLRTLRTGAYCLAALLCLHAAPALAASPAQAKRPATTQVVASASPAPAVVTAADLAKAPPRHTELDFNLYKLGTGNGPTVLVVGGIQGDEPGGFSAASLLVTHYAITNGSVWVVPNLNFPSMIKRSRGPNGDMNRKFAALRTDDPEYDTVCRIKDIILDKQVDIILNLHDGSGFYRPKNEGPMRNPMRWGQSVIIDQAALPGARHGDLAAMAQKAVREANGGLLSPAHEYHLKNTRTAEGDHEMEKTLTFFAIRNGKPAFGIEASKDFSTEQRSYYHLRVLESFLRQMGVGFRRDFAMTPRGVLAALESDVAVAFFDQRLYLPLDDVRASLGYIPLKKGEKVSFTATKPILAVVDENDGYRVFYGNRALTRITPEWREYTDGPGSLSLDVDGRKMVVPFGRMVSVRDTFTVHPVDGFRVNAIGAQVARPDARDDSECDVPIRKKDFQNRFSIDKSGNIYRVEVYRGEKFAGMILVRFEGGAKPGKRDMRPSVAGRESLLGY
- a CDS encoding M15 family metallopeptidase; translated protein: MNRRRFLIAACACALHLAAMGTALAGPATRPALRRGSGPLGAASSPPVASGASGVGSSPSPASGQPASGTKGSRPPQDDDLVAQQTDHPNDLDAPPGIDDAVRDYLFKMRRFDSPHPSDITLPPQRIPVLHAATDRLGRLERTVGHGFFYLLGFDEAVRVARSYPAVGAFSPQELALIDELFHADASAYGFMGMKPLNSLTATIPSREVYKVPGMGNYVYQGEPRATWETIRRLLGEDVVLTSGVRGIMKQFHLFLTKASTNGGNLSLASRSLAPPGYSFHGIGDFDVGQRGYGARNFTSAFTTTPVFRRLEELGYITLRYPQDNMLGVRFEPWHIKVATA